The following proteins are co-located in the Aurantiacibacter atlanticus genome:
- a CDS encoding DUF3147 family protein, translating to MWQIIAKAALAGAMIAAIAEIGKRLPAMAALVASLPLVSVLGMLFLWRARPDTENMARHSEATFWFVLPSLPMFLAIPMMLRAGMPFWLSLTLGCALTVGLYLLMVQFGPRIGIRL from the coding sequence ATGTGGCAGATTATCGCCAAGGCAGCACTGGCCGGGGCGATGATCGCGGCAATTGCGGAAATCGGGAAACGTCTGCCGGCAATGGCGGCGCTGGTAGCCAGCCTGCCACTAGTGTCGGTTCTGGGAATGCTCTTCTTGTGGCGCGCACGCCCCGACACAGAAAACATGGCACGCCATAGCGAGGCCACATTCTGGTTTGTCCTGCCCAGTCTGCCGATGTTCCTCGCGATCCCGATGATGTTGCGCGCCGGGATGCCCTTCTGGCTGTCACTGACCCTCGGCTGCGCGCTGACTGTGGGGCTATATCTGCTGATGGTGCAATTTGGTCCGCGCATCGGCATCCG